In a genomic window of Quercus lobata isolate SW786 chromosome 4, ValleyOak3.0 Primary Assembly, whole genome shotgun sequence:
- the LOC115986795 gene encoding uncharacterized protein LOC115986795: MSLDSLEPSPISQTKQDPAWKHCQLFVKKNANGVKEELKKCTYCGKFFKGGGIHRIKEHLAGRKGNGPTCDQVPSEVRFLMKQVLNARNSGAKKNKTQIIISTTPSVDHTPLKLIEAPNLGCSGGGVGNESVDGAFLGSISAPNLDLLANQEEDVATSNVSVDGRKRRRDLNASVLDPSASANSNGGIDFSSPSLVPCEIDNVFANHARSKSGGTPNSKLLVNHDEEEEEEEIGIGGTSMDRKKRFRGENSLVAMDAGIVNNDIELERKKNQEIQMAIGRFLYEIGASLDAVKDSVYFQPMIDAIVSGGTGVVPPSYHDLRGWILKSAVEEVKHDVQQYMGTWRRTGCSILVNRRYSQKGKTFLTFTVYCPERTLFLKSVDASAIIYSPDALYELLKQVVEEVGVEHVLQVITDNTEKLIVAGKRLMDTFPTLYWVPCVAHCINLILEDFGKLEWINSIIEQARSITRFVYKHSMVLNMMKKFTFGNDIVKPGLTPIATNFMTLKQMAELKLCLQSMVTSQEWMDCPFSKQPGGLTMLHTVTNRSFWSSCILISRLTSPLLRVLRIVGSEKRAAMGYIYAGMYRAKEAIKRELVERRDYMAYWNIIAHRWEQQRHPPLHAAGFYLNPKFFYSLKGCVHNGIMSAMFDCIERLVPDTKVQDKIIKEINSYKNAVGDLGRNLAIRSRDTLLPVEWWSTYGGGCPNLARLAVRILSQTCSSISYKQSQISFEHIYETRNCLERQRFSDLFFVQCNLRLRQMVHKNKEQDYMDPISFDCMSLVEDWVMEKEVCFEDCGSSDWVSLNPPTTNTMQLGALVDDDAEDLGTGFDDNEIFDGSK, translated from the exons ATGAGCTTGGATTCACTAGAACCCTCGCCAATTTCACAAACTAAGCAAGACCCAGCATGGAAACATTGTCAACtttttgttaagaaaaatgCCAATGGGGTCAAAGAAGAGCTTAAGAAGTGTACATATTGTGGCAAGTTTTTTAAGGGCGGTGGGATACATAGGATCAAAGAACATCTCGCCGGTCGCAAAGGGAATGGCCCCACTTGCGACCAAGTCCCCTCCGAAGTTCGCTTTTTGATGAAACAGGTGTTGAATGCTAGGAATTCGGGTGCTAAGAAAAACAAGACTCAAATCATTATCTCAACAACTCCTAGTGTTGATCATACGCCTCTTAAGTTGATTGAAGCACCCAATTTGGGTTGTTCTGGTGGAGGAGTAGGCAATGAGTCTGTTGATGGGGCGTTTCTTGGGTCGATTAGTGCACCCAATTTGGATTTGTTGGCAAATCAAGAAGAAGATGTTGCTACAAGTAATGTGAGTGTAGAtgggaggaagaggaggagagATTTGAATGCTTCTGTACTTGATCCTAGTGCCAGTGCTAATAGTAATGGTGGCATTGACTTTAGCAGCCCGTCCCTGGTTCCTTGTGAAATAGACAATGTGTTTGCTAATCATGCACGAAGCAAATCCGGTGGAACACCCAATTCCAAGTTGTTAGTGAAtcatgatgaagaagaagaagaagaagaaattgggATAGGCGGTACAAGCATGGATAGAAAGAAGAGGTTTAGAGGTGAAAATTCTTTAGTTGCTATGGATGCTGGTATTGTTAATAATGACATTGAActggaaaggaaaaagaatcaAGAAATTCAGATGGCTATAGGGCGGTTTTTATATGAAATTGGGGCATCCCTGGATGCAGTGAAGGACTCGGTTTATTTTCAGCCCATGATTGATGCGATTGTCTCTGGGGGAACAGGGGTGGTACCGCCTTCCTACCATGATCTACGGGGTTGGATATTGAAGAGTGCAGTTGAAGAAGTGAAGCATGATGTTCAGCAGTATATGGGAACATGGAGGAGAACGGGTTGTTCTATTTTGGTGAACCGAAGGTACTCACAAAAGGGTAAAACGTTTCTGACTTTTACAGTGTATTGTCCTGAAAGAACATTGTTTCTGAAATCTGTGGATGCATCTGCTATCATTTATTCACCAGATGCTTTATATGAATTGCTTAAACAAGTGGTGGAAGAAGTTGGAGTTGAGCATGTTCTGCAAGTGATTACTGATAACACAGAAAAATTGATTGTTGCTGGAAAAAGGTTGATGGATACATTTCCTACCCTATATTGGGTTCCCTGTGTGGCTCATTGTATAAATCTGATCCTTGAGGATTTTGGGAAACTTGAGTggattaattcaataattgaacaGGCTAGATCTATTACAAGGTTTGTCTACAAGCATAGTATGGTTTTAAATATGATGAAGAAATTTACTTTTGGCAATGACATTGTAAAACCCGGACTCACACCCATTGCAACAAACTTTATGACATTGAAACAAATGGCTGAACTTAAACTTTGTCTGCAATCTATGGTTACTTCCCAAGAGTGGATGGACTGTCCATTTTCAAAACAACCGGGGGGGCTGACAATGCTACATACAGTAACTAATCGTTCGTTTTGGTCTTCATGCATCTTGATTAGCCGTTTGACAAGTCCACTCTTGCGAGTTTTGAGAATTGTTGGTAGTGAGAAGAGGGCTGCAATGGGATACATTTATGCTGGAATGTACCGGGCAAAAGAAGCAATTAAGAGAGAACTTGTTGAGAGACGGGATTATATGGCCTACTGGAATATCATAGCTCACAGGTGGGAACAACAACGGCATCCTCCTCTTCATGCTGCTGGTTTCTACCTTAACCCCAAGTTTTTCTATAGTCTCAAAGGGTGTGTTCATAATGGGATCATGTCTGCGATGTTTGACTGCATAGAGAGATTGGTGCCTGATACTAAAGTCCAGGATAAAATCATCAAAGAGATAAACTCATACAAGAATGCTGTTGGGGATTTGGGGAGGAATTTGGCAATTAGAAGTAGAGACACTCTGCTGCCTG TTGAATGGTGGTCTACGTATGGAGGAGGTTGCCCAAACTTGGCACGTTTGGCAGTCCGTATTCTTAGTCAAACTTGCAGTTCTATCAGTTATAAGCAAAGTCAAATTTCTTTTGAACATATATATGAAACAAGGAATTGCCTAGAGCGTCAGCGGTTTAGTGATCTTTTCTTTGTTCAGTGCAACTTGCGTCTGAGACAAAT GGTTCATAAGAACAAAGAACAGGATTATATGGATCCAATATCATTTGACTGCATGAGTCTTGTTGAAGATTGGGTAATGGAAAAGGAAGTATGCTTTGAGGACTGTGGGAGTTCAGATTGGGTGTCACTTAATCCACCCACCACTAACACGATGCAGTTAGGAGCCTTAGTTGATGATGATGCCGAAGACTTGGGCACAG GGTTTGATGATAACGAGATCTTTGATGGATCAAAGTAG